A window of the Alkalidesulfovibrio alkalitolerans DSM 16529 genome harbors these coding sequences:
- a CDS encoding Hpt domain-containing protein — MNIESLSDELILDTAKSLDRLDGEVEFLREIYGLFLEDGPTRLATISNALDEGDFIKASKAAHSLKGMCGTLNASALMELALELEMACRERNKAEAMRLKNEVERLLDVVVERIAAFMA, encoded by the coding sequence ATGAATATCGAAAGCCTCTCCGACGAACTCATCCTCGACACTGCCAAATCCCTCGACAGACTGGATGGGGAAGTGGAGTTCCTGCGCGAGATATATGGACTGTTCCTGGAGGACGGCCCCACGCGTCTTGCCACAATATCCAACGCCCTGGACGAGGGCGACTTCATCAAGGCGTCCAAAGCCGCGCACTCCCTCAAAGGCATGTGCGGCACCCTTAATGCCTCGGCGCTCATGGAACTCGCCCTGGAATTGGAGATGGCCTGCCGCGAGCGGAACAAGGCCGAGGCCATGCGCCTGAAAAACGAGGTGGAGCGTCTCCTGGACGTGGTCGTCGAGCGCATCGCCGCTTTCATGGCCTGA
- a CDS encoding glycoside hydrolase family 3 protein, with protein sequence MIRIQPRCETGSRRIAFHRVLAAFLCLLFLWPAGLVAQSTAMDPREEGGLRSGKATTFEEMLHRHRLQRLKEHALLTSERAWKAREDHFAARLSGMSLREKVGQVFMVTFPGDVYTGDVADLVENWKVGGVMLYGAAGNVGSPRQVKRLTDALRDHALVGGKPLPLFISVDQEGGPVARLRDGFTVFPSAMSIAATGSPENAALAARLTARELLAVGVNVNFAPVADVNTNPDNPIIGLRSYGSSPYLVAAFVRAAVRAYGEMGLLATAKHFPGHGEADIDSHLDLPVLDVDRDRLANIELPPFFAAEQQGVPMIMTAHIALPKLHPESPDLPATLSHRVLTGLLREQMEFPGLIVTDSMFMGAIMQRYGVEEAALTAFEAGADILLYGADLYARGGDGDTVALQKQAMEALYQAVRSGRIPAKRLDESVERILRAKARIAPGLHIPEDDRYALIAAGDVSAVVTAERMAAEGVTIVRHQDFFPLPEDGALVVVYPRELSALADAFRVRLPWARLVPVERDPGEEDVVRAVNAAKNAVRVVAVVTDCRKFSGQERLVRALGERAAVVAAGLPYDLALFPSAPLLVATYGPHPGALAVLPRLLEGEFKPRGTLPVELPGLGGIGFSDSLP encoded by the coding sequence GTGATCCGCATCCAACCCCGCTGTGAGACCGGTTCGCGCCGCATCGCGTTTCATCGTGTTCTGGCGGCATTTCTATGTCTGCTGTTTTTGTGGCCTGCGGGCCTCGTCGCCCAAAGCACGGCCATGGACCCGCGCGAGGAGGGGGGATTGCGCTCCGGCAAGGCCACGACCTTCGAAGAGATGCTGCACCGGCACCGCTTGCAGCGGCTCAAGGAGCATGCGCTATTGACCTCCGAGCGCGCCTGGAAGGCCCGCGAGGACCACTTCGCGGCCCGGCTTTCCGGCATGAGCCTGCGCGAGAAGGTGGGGCAGGTCTTCATGGTCACCTTTCCGGGCGACGTCTACACGGGCGACGTGGCCGATCTGGTCGAGAACTGGAAGGTCGGCGGCGTCATGCTGTACGGGGCGGCAGGCAACGTGGGCTCGCCGCGGCAGGTCAAGCGGCTGACCGACGCTTTGCGAGATCACGCCCTGGTCGGCGGCAAGCCCCTGCCGCTGTTCATTTCCGTGGACCAGGAGGGCGGCCCGGTGGCCAGACTCCGGGACGGCTTCACGGTCTTTCCCTCGGCCATGTCCATCGCGGCCACCGGCTCCCCGGAGAACGCGGCCCTGGCCGCTCGGCTCACGGCCCGCGAGCTTCTGGCCGTGGGCGTGAACGTCAATTTCGCTCCGGTGGCCGACGTCAACACCAACCCGGACAATCCCATCATCGGACTTCGCTCCTACGGCTCCTCTCCGTATCTGGTCGCGGCCTTCGTGCGCGCGGCCGTGCGCGCCTATGGCGAGATGGGGCTTTTGGCCACGGCCAAGCATTTTCCCGGCCACGGCGAGGCGGACATCGATTCGCACCTCGACCTCCCCGTGCTCGACGTGGACCGCGACCGGCTGGCGAACATCGAGCTTCCACCGTTTTTCGCGGCGGAGCAGCAGGGCGTTCCCATGATCATGACGGCGCACATCGCCCTGCCTAAATTGCATCCCGAAAGCCCGGACCTGCCCGCCACGCTTTCGCACCGTGTGCTCACCGGGCTTTTGCGCGAGCAGATGGAGTTTCCCGGGCTGATCGTCACGGACTCCATGTTCATGGGGGCCATCATGCAGCGTTACGGCGTGGAGGAGGCCGCCCTCACGGCCTTCGAGGCGGGCGCGGACATCCTGCTCTACGGCGCGGACCTCTATGCGCGCGGCGGCGACGGCGACACCGTGGCCCTGCAGAAGCAGGCCATGGAGGCGCTCTATCAGGCCGTGCGCTCGGGCCGCATTCCGGCAAAGCGGCTCGACGAATCCGTGGAGCGCATCCTGCGCGCCAAGGCGCGCATCGCGCCGGGGCTGCACATCCCCGAGGACGACCGCTACGCGCTCATCGCGGCGGGCGACGTCTCGGCCGTGGTCACGGCCGAGCGCATGGCCGCCGAGGGCGTGACCATCGTGCGCCACCAAGACTTCTTTCCGCTTCCCGAGGACGGCGCATTGGTGGTGGTCTACCCGCGTGAGCTTTCGGCCCTGGCCGACGCCTTTCGCGTGCGGCTGCCCTGGGCGCGGCTCGTGCCCGTGGAGCGCGATCCCGGCGAGGAGGACGTGGTCCGGGCCGTGAACGCGGCCAAAAACGCGGTCAGGGTCGTGGCCGTGGTCACGGATTGCCGCAAGTTTTCCGGCCAGGAACGGCTCGTGCGCGCCCTTGGCGAGCGCGCGGCCGTGGTCGCGGCCGGGTTGCCCTACGATCTCGCGCTGTTCCCGTCCGCGCCGTTGCTCGTGGCCACCT